From a single Acidobacteriota bacterium genomic region:
- the mutL gene encoding DNA mismatch repair endonuclease MutL — MNKIRILPDNLANQIAAGEVVERPASVIKELLENALDAGSGRITIDVELGGRRLMRIADDGHGMGRDDAVLAFERHATSKIRDLDDLGRIGTLGFRGEALASIASVARIELVTKVEEDSAATRVEIEGGRLTDVSDAPRATGTTVSVRDLFFNTPARRKFMRSEATENYHLTSIIQHYALAYPHIAFALNNNGRSVINVSPAKDLRERAFQLFGGGLLESLLPVSGGREFVATLSGFVSAPRERRTNRDSQFYFVNRRFVRDKAIAEGIREGYRSVLPHGYYPVAFLFLDIPVEEVDVNVHPAKTEVRFRRRDAVKDVIAEAVRESLAKAGIDSAGVGDRESTQAWEARYDDAVAAPSFVETTGEEEREPSVAAITEQLPARSEQTAGDIAESPGLFSPNDVSSFDSMDFELEAEARAMEMPGASVVSVDESIAQSEASVYPVLPPVDSAAKIAKTAEVAEIPSRSIRPVGQLHESFIIAVDEEGLLLIDQHVAHERILFDRFRRAEYGKPLESQNLLIPETLDLTPAEAEVFESVAETLSALGFDVMRLSGRTIAIKAVPADLPPAEGRMLLKELLASFEGRGRSGAESSIRDDIAASLACKAAIKINMPLTQEKMAWLIDRLLVTSSPTTCPHGRPVILRLTMRDIERGFHRT; from the coding sequence ATGAACAAGATCCGCATACTGCCCGATAACCTTGCCAACCAGATCGCCGCCGGCGAGGTGGTGGAGCGGCCGGCGTCCGTCATTAAGGAGCTGCTTGAAAACGCGCTTGATGCGGGATCCGGCCGGATCACGATCGATGTCGAGCTCGGCGGTCGGCGGCTGATGCGGATCGCCGACGATGGGCATGGAATGGGCCGAGACGACGCCGTGCTCGCATTTGAAAGGCACGCGACGTCGAAGATCCGCGACCTAGATGACCTCGGTCGCATCGGGACGCTCGGCTTTCGCGGCGAGGCACTTGCATCTATCGCGTCGGTCGCCCGGATCGAGCTTGTGACCAAGGTCGAAGAGGATTCAGCGGCGACACGGGTTGAGATCGAAGGCGGCAGGTTGACCGATGTCAGCGACGCTCCGCGGGCGACCGGGACGACCGTTTCGGTCCGCGACCTTTTCTTCAATACGCCGGCAAGGCGAAAGTTTATGCGGTCCGAGGCGACCGAGAACTACCATCTGACTTCCATCATTCAGCATTACGCCCTCGCCTATCCGCACATTGCATTCGCACTGAACAACAACGGGCGGTCTGTCATCAATGTTTCGCCGGCAAAGGACCTTCGCGAGCGGGCGTTTCAGCTATTTGGCGGCGGCCTGCTTGAGAGCCTTTTGCCGGTAAGCGGCGGCCGAGAGTTTGTTGCGACTCTATCGGGATTTGTCTCCGCTCCGCGAGAGCGCAGAACGAATCGCGACTCGCAGTTTTATTTCGTCAATCGGAGGTTTGTCCGCGATAAGGCGATCGCCGAGGGGATTCGAGAGGGCTATCGGTCGGTTCTGCCGCACGGCTATTATCCGGTCGCGTTTCTTTTCCTTGATATTCCGGTCGAAGAGGTCGACGTAAATGTTCACCCGGCCAAAACGGAGGTTCGCTTTCGCCGCCGTGATGCTGTGAAGGACGTCATTGCCGAAGCCGTTCGCGAGTCGCTCGCGAAGGCGGGAATTGATTCCGCCGGGGTTGGAGATCGCGAGAGCACGCAAGCGTGGGAAGCGAGGTACGACGATGCGGTAGCTGCTCCGTCTTTTGTCGAGACAACGGGCGAAGAAGAAAGGGAACCGAGTGTTGCAGCGATCACCGAGCAGCTCCCGGCGAGGTCGGAACAAACGGCCGGCGACATCGCAGAATCGCCGGGTTTGTTTTCTCCCAATGATGTTAGTTCGTTTGACTCGATGGACTTTGAGCTTGAGGCCGAAGCTCGAGCGATGGAAATGCCAGGGGCGTCGGTTGTTTCTGTCGACGAGAGTATCGCTCAGAGCGAAGCGAGTGTTTACCCAGTTCTGCCGCCTGTCGATTCGGCGGCGAAGATAGCGAAGACGGCCGAGGTTGCCGAGATACCGTCGCGTTCGATCCGCCCGGTCGGCCAGCTCCATGAGAGCTTTATCATAGCGGTGGATGAAGAGGGGCTTTTGCTGATAGATCAACACGTCGCCCATGAGCGGATCCTCTTTGACCGCTTTCGACGGGCCGAGTACGGCAAGCCGCTCGAGTCGCAGAACCTGCTTATTCCGGAGACGCTTGATCTGACGCCGGCGGAGGCTGAGGTTTTCGAGTCCGTCGCTGAGACCCTTTCGGCTCTTGGTTTTGACGTAATGCGGCTTTCCGGCCGAACGATCGCGATCAAGGCCGTGCCCGCCGATCTTCCGCCGGCCGAGGGAAGAATGCTGCTCAAGGAACTCCTCGCCAGCTTTGAGGGACGCGGGCGTTCCGGGGCCGAAAGTTCTATCCGCGACGACATCGCTGCGAGCCTCGCCTGCAAGGCCGCGATCAAGATAAACATGCCGCTTACTCAAGAAAAGATGGCCTGGCTGATCGATCGTCTGCTTGTCACTTCCTCGCCTACGACCTGCCCGCACGGGCGTCCCGTGATCCTTCGACTGACGATGAGAGACATCGAACGCGGCTTTCACAGAACTTAA
- a CDS encoding ROK family transcriptional regulator has product MKRINLQRASSQIARPTTIRDINKRIVLNYVRDRAPISRAEIARETKLHRSTVSVIVDELLETGLIVGIGVGVSTGGRKPELFELKKGDPTAIAIDVTPRTTTFAVADLAGTLLAKETFSTSPDVDFMTDQIIRRTKTMIEETGAQGVEIGMSVPGLVDQENGKIFHIPYFDWRDWDICTRLADATGSTVTVENDANATALAELWFGDERIKKSDTFVMVLVGEGIGTGIIFDGQVYRGEKGAGGEFGHMIAGDNAPVECSCGSRECWEAYASEKAFIARYKDRLRNGDLKQNEMNVADLVQLAVDGEKHAVEALKETAHYLGNGISNLIVGLSPQVVVVSGKITKAWDVFADQLYRVSERSVLAGLPPTELIPSSLGDAPTLLGAIGLVLARKFGSVN; this is encoded by the coding sequence ATGAAGCGAATAAATCTACAAAGAGCGAGTTCCCAGATAGCGCGGCCGACGACTATCCGCGACATCAATAAACGCATTGTCTTGAATTACGTTCGCGACCGGGCTCCGATCTCGCGGGCCGAGATCGCGAGAGAGACAAAGCTTCATCGCTCGACCGTTTCCGTTATCGTCGATGAGCTGCTCGAGACCGGCCTGATCGTCGGTATCGGCGTCGGCGTTTCGACCGGCGGACGCAAACCGGAACTTTTTGAGCTTAAGAAGGGCGACCCGACGGCGATCGCCATCGACGTTACGCCGCGGACGACGACCTTTGCAGTTGCAGACCTCGCAGGAACACTGCTCGCAAAGGAAACATTTTCAACTTCGCCCGACGTTGACTTCATGACCGACCAGATCATCCGGCGGACCAAGACGATGATCGAGGAAACGGGAGCCCAAGGGGTCGAGATCGGGATGAGCGTTCCGGGCCTGGTCGATCAGGAGAACGGCAAGATCTTTCACATTCCGTATTTTGATTGGCGAGATTGGGACATCTGCACGCGGCTTGCCGACGCGACCGGATCAACGGTTACGGTTGAGAACGACGCAAACGCGACCGCTCTAGCTGAACTTTGGTTCGGCGACGAACGTATTAAGAAATCTGACACTTTCGTTATGGTCCTGGTCGGTGAGGGAATCGGCACCGGCATAATTTTTGACGGCCAGGTCTATCGCGGCGAGAAAGGTGCGGGCGGCGAGTTTGGCCACATGATCGCGGGCGATAACGCTCCGGTGGAGTGTTCTTGCGGCAGCCGCGAGTGCTGGGAGGCCTATGCTTCTGAAAAAGCATTTATCGCTAGGTACAAAGATCGATTGAGAAACGGTGACCTGAAACAAAACGAGATGAATGTCGCCGATCTGGTCCAACTCGCCGTCGATGGTGAAAAGCACGCGGTCGAGGCATTGAAAGAAACGGCCCATTACCTCGGCAACGGGATCTCGAATCTGATCGTGGGCCTCAGCCCGCAGGTCGTCGTTGTCAGCGGAAAGATAACTAAGGCGTGGGATGTGTTTGCTGATCAATTGTACAGGGTTTCGGAAAGGAGCGTCCTCGCCGGACTTCCGCCGACGGAACTGATTCCGTCTTCGCTCGGCGATGCGCCGACGTTGCTCGGGGCGATCGGGCTGGTTTTGGCAAGGAAATTTGGTTCGGTCAACTAG
- a CDS encoding TonB-dependent receptor, translating to MRQAWFFKRSVVAMALVAVVSVFGVFNANGQSQAINGQIEGVVTDPNGASVPSATVTARNLGTGAERTVTTESNGSYRLPLLPLGVYRVTIEGSGFRRLVREGITLTTGSTATVNAQLEAGGLEETVTITSDAPIADPGKIDVGRVMNNREVQGLPLISRNPYNYALLQANVTGRTNNEFGVPRINANGYARRTNYQLDGNNNTQADRAGIRLMPISDTFVSEVQLVTNGFSAEFGNTPGLIMNAVTPSGTNSIHGSATYRFRRTSMSSRSFGLSPSDTKPETKVDNFTGAVGGPIIKDRWHFYGGYEWVERDLASQRTLTISEANKAALIAVGFPADIFPSAIPASQKVNFFIFRTDAQLNDSNRLSVRYNYFKNLSPNNIGGDLNTLQRSIDFNDKSYSLGTQLASIVNSEIINEFRFQYAKRDSRNVANAFSATGISIAISGVANLGAPENDDTIAPLQVTTQVQNNLTWTRGDHVMKFGGGFNRIEDERRSNQFARYTFANLPNFLSAQTGILQTGANCPNGVLRCYTTFIEAFGEPGITYESTFYNFFAQDDWKITPRLKLNYGLRYDLYNIPEANASSPFSASQKFKVDKNNFAPRLGVVYALREGNRPTVIRASAGIYYDTVYLDFYQRALLNNGSPSFFNFSFAPTAAGAPDYPNTLGSLPPGAALPVQSIETLAPDFENMYAIHMNAQVEQGLTDDISVTAGFIRSVGRHIPVYRNINRINPVGTLADGRPIFSNTVSAATRLDPRFNNILMAESVGNSSYNALTLQLNKRFSKGYQFSVNYTLSKSEDDAPEQNLVAATSTVRQDPTDARRDFGPSLADQRHTFVMSFVGRPQFNFENKALRYIVNNNQFGIIATANSGERYDVVATTDINRDGFTGSDNPVGVSRNAFTTPAQYNVDFKYSRYINFTERFKMEIFAEISNLFNVNSIFQLNNRTVATDATGVPTAALPTIDNRPTSSLDSRQGQIGFKFIF from the coding sequence ATGCGTCAAGCTTGGTTTTTTAAAAGATCGGTGGTCGCGATGGCCTTAGTTGCTGTTGTGTCCGTCTTTGGTGTATTTAACGCAAATGGCCAGTCCCAGGCTATTAATGGTCAGATCGAGGGCGTTGTGACGGACCCGAACGGTGCATCTGTTCCGAGTGCGACCGTTACGGCCCGCAACCTCGGGACCGGTGCGGAAAGAACGGTTACGACCGAGTCGAACGGCAGCTATCGCCTTCCGCTTTTGCCCTTGGGTGTCTATCGGGTAACGATCGAAGGCTCGGGTTTTCGGCGGCTTGTCCGCGAGGGCATTACGCTGACGACCGGCTCGACGGCAACGGTCAATGCACAGCTCGAGGCCGGCGGCCTTGAGGAGACCGTGACGATCACATCTGACGCCCCGATCGCCGATCCGGGCAAGATCGACGTTGGACGCGTAATGAACAATCGCGAGGTCCAGGGCCTGCCGCTCATTTCCAGAAATCCTTACAACTATGCGTTGTTGCAAGCGAACGTAACGGGCCGTACGAATAACGAGTTTGGCGTTCCGCGTATCAACGCAAATGGCTACGCCCGGCGGACCAATTATCAGCTTGACGGTAACAACAATACGCAAGCCGACCGTGCCGGCATCCGTCTAATGCCTATCTCTGACACATTTGTCAGCGAAGTTCAGTTGGTTACGAACGGTTTCTCTGCTGAATTTGGCAACACGCCCGGCCTTATCATGAACGCGGTTACGCCGTCGGGTACCAACAGTATTCACGGGTCGGCGACCTATCGTTTTAGGCGGACCTCGATGTCGTCGCGATCATTTGGCCTTTCGCCTTCCGATACAAAGCCGGAAACAAAGGTCGACAATTTCACGGGAGCCGTTGGCGGCCCGATAATAAAAGATCGTTGGCACTTTTACGGCGGCTACGAGTGGGTCGAGCGCGACCTCGCCAGCCAAAGAACTTTGACGATTTCGGAAGCTAACAAGGCGGCCTTGATAGCGGTTGGATTTCCGGCAGATATCTTTCCAAGCGCTATCCCAGCGTCGCAGAAGGTGAATTTCTTTATCTTTCGCACGGACGCACAGTTGAACGATTCAAACCGGCTATCGGTCAGGTACAATTATTTCAAGAACCTCTCGCCGAACAACATTGGCGGCGATCTCAACACTCTTCAGCGAAGCATTGATTTTAACGATAAGTCATACTCACTCGGGACGCAGCTTGCGTCGATCGTGAACAGTGAAATTATCAATGAGTTTCGCTTCCAGTATGCAAAACGCGATTCCCGTAACGTAGCTAACGCGTTTTCGGCTACGGGGATCAGTATCGCTATTTCAGGGGTCGCCAACCTTGGTGCACCTGAGAATGATGACACTATCGCCCCGCTTCAGGTGACCACGCAGGTTCAGAACAACCTCACATGGACCCGCGGCGATCATGTAATGAAGTTCGGCGGTGGATTCAACCGGATCGAAGACGAGCGACGGTCAAATCAATTCGCACGCTACACGTTTGCGAACTTGCCGAACTTCTTGTCGGCACAAACCGGCATTTTGCAGACCGGTGCAAATTGTCCGAACGGCGTGCTCCGATGCTATACGACGTTTATTGAGGCATTTGGTGAGCCGGGAATCACGTACGAATCTACGTTCTATAACTTCTTTGCTCAGGACGATTGGAAGATAACGCCCAGACTCAAACTCAATTACGGGCTTCGCTACGACCTCTACAATATTCCTGAAGCGAACGCCAGTTCACCGTTCTCCGCCTCGCAGAAATTCAAGGTTGATAAGAACAATTTTGCACCGAGGTTGGGAGTCGTATACGCTCTCCGCGAGGGCAACCGTCCTACCGTAATTAGGGCGAGTGCCGGAATTTACTACGACACGGTCTATCTGGATTTTTACCAGCGAGCACTCCTTAACAACGGGTCGCCGTCGTTTTTCAACTTCTCATTCGCTCCGACTGCCGCTGGAGCACCTGACTATCCGAACACGCTAGGTTCACTGCCTCCGGGGGCTGCGCTTCCGGTCCAGAGTATTGAAACGCTTGCTCCGGACTTTGAGAACATGTACGCGATACATATGAACGCGCAGGTCGAACAGGGCCTGACCGACGATATTTCGGTGACGGCGGGATTCATCCGTTCGGTTGGACGGCATATACCGGTGTACCGAAACATTAACCGCATAAACCCGGTTGGTACGCTTGCGGACGGAAGGCCGATCTTCAGCAATACGGTCAGCGCTGCGACACGCCTTGATCCGCGGTTCAACAACATCCTGATGGCAGAGTCGGTCGGAAATTCGTCCTACAATGCGTTGACCTTGCAGTTGAACAAGCGGTTCTCGAAAGGATATCAGTTCAGCGTGAACTATACGCTATCGAAGTCGGAGGATGATGCTCCGGAGCAGAACCTTGTTGCGGCAACATCCACGGTCCGCCAGGACCCGACCGATGCACGCCGTGATTTTGGGCCGTCGTTGGCAGACCAGCGGCATACATTCGTGATGAGCTTCGTGGGCCGGCCGCAGTTCAACTTTGAGAACAAGGCACTCCGCTATATTGTCAACAATAACCAGTTCGGCATTATCGCGACGGCAAATAGCGGTGAACGCTATGACGTGGTAGCAACTACCGATATCAACCGTGATGGATTCACCGGCTCGGACAATCCGGTCGGAGTCAGCCGCAACGCGTTTACGACGCCCGCCCAGTATAATGTGGACTTTAAGTATTCGCGGTATATCAACTTTACTGAACGGTTCAAGATGGAGATCTTTGCCGAGATCTCCAACCTGTTCAACGTGAACAGCATCTTTCAGCTAAACAACCGAACAGTAGCGACGGATGCTACGGGAGTTCCGACCGCGGCTCTTCCGACCATTGACAATCGCCCGACATCGTCCTTGGACTCAAGGCAAGGGCAGATCGGCTTCAAGTTCATCTTCTAG
- a CDS encoding sodium/solute symporter (Members of the Solute:Sodium Symporter (SSS), TC 2.A.21 as described in tcdb.org, catalyze solute:Na+ symport. Known solutes for members of the family include sugars, amino acids, nucleosides, inositols, vitamins, urea or anions, depending on the system.) yields MRFLDWLVVVAYLAYVIWDGIRLSKNTGDVEGFFLANRSLPWWAVGLSVMATQMSAITLVGTTGQAYSDGMRFLQFYYGMPLAMIILCVTVVPFFYRARVFTAYEYLEKRFDSKTRSLTSFCFLLSRGLSVGVIIAAPSVVLSIVLGWSEVATIFLIGMSTTFYTMLGGVQAVTWTDVKQMVLIFFGLFVCIFVIVGQFPGSVSVTDGLHIAGALGKLETVDFSFDLTEKYTFWSGTIAALFLFLSYFGCDQSQVQRFLTAKSVGEGRTSLLMSAFLKIPMQFMILLIGIFVFVFYQFVAPPMIFNAVESRKIEQTAQFAPLQERYNSVHAARSEAALAYAENKDDATKQRYQEAHKEFANVRNEAAELVKSTTGNSKFNDVNYVFPSFVVTYMPMGILGLIIAAIFAAAMSSISSELNALATASTIDFYRRHFNPNATTKHFVRFGRFATFVWGVFACIVATYATNLGSLIEVVNKFGSFFYGSLLGVFVLAIGVRRARARGAFFGLILGVASVWIASLYTNIEFLWFNVVGCVVTVVMGYLISLTVPNEPTASAEDAVPTA; encoded by the coding sequence ATGAGGTTTCTTGACTGGCTGGTGGTCGTCGCGTATTTGGCTTACGTCATTTGGGACGGCATCCGGCTCTCTAAAAACACAGGCGATGTCGAGGGGTTCTTCCTCGCCAACCGGAGCCTGCCGTGGTGGGCGGTCGGGCTTTCTGTAATGGCGACGCAGATGTCCGCCATTACGCTCGTCGGCACAACGGGACAGGCTTATTCGGACGGCATGCGATTCCTGCAGTTCTACTACGGGATGCCGCTGGCGATGATCATCCTCTGTGTGACCGTCGTCCCGTTCTTTTACCGGGCAAGAGTCTTTACAGCTTACGAGTATCTTGAGAAACGGTTTGACTCCAAGACCCGTTCACTAACAAGTTTTTGCTTTCTTCTATCCCGCGGGCTTTCGGTCGGGGTCATCATCGCCGCACCTTCGGTGGTGCTTTCGATAGTCTTGGGTTGGAGCGAAGTGGCTACGATCTTTTTGATCGGAATGTCCACCACGTTCTATACGATGCTCGGCGGCGTTCAGGCCGTCACATGGACGGACGTCAAGCAGATGGTTCTCATCTTCTTTGGCCTTTTCGTCTGTATATTTGTCATCGTTGGACAGTTTCCGGGCTCGGTCTCGGTCACGGACGGGCTCCACATCGCCGGTGCTCTGGGCAAACTTGAGACCGTCGATTTCAGCTTTGACCTAACCGAAAAATACACATTCTGGTCGGGCACCATTGCCGCACTTTTCCTTTTTCTTTCATATTTCGGCTGCGACCAGAGCCAGGTTCAGCGATTCCTAACGGCAAAATCGGTCGGCGAGGGCAGAACATCGCTGCTAATGAGCGCGTTCTTGAAGATCCCGATGCAGTTCATGATCCTGCTGATCGGCATCTTCGTCTTTGTCTTCTATCAGTTCGTCGCTCCGCCGATGATCTTTAACGCGGTCGAGAGCCGGAAGATCGAGCAGACGGCACAGTTTGCCCCGCTGCAAGAGCGGTACAATTCGGTTCACGCGGCACGCTCCGAGGCAGCTCTTGCCTACGCGGAAAATAAGGACGACGCGACGAAGCAGCGTTATCAGGAAGCACACAAAGAATTTGCCAACGTCCGAAACGAAGCTGCCGAGCTGGTCAAGTCGACGACCGGGAACAGCAAATTCAACGACGTGAATTACGTTTTTCCGTCGTTTGTCGTCACCTATATGCCGATGGGCATCCTCGGGCTGATCATCGCCGCGATCTTTGCTGCCGCGATGTCTTCGATCTCATCTGAGCTGAACGCGCTCGCGACCGCATCTACTATCGATTTCTACCGCCGTCACTTCAATCCGAATGCTACGACCAAGCACTTCGTTCGCTTTGGCCGGTTTGCGACATTCGTTTGGGGCGTTTTTGCCTGCATTGTCGCCACATACGCGACAAATCTCGGTTCACTCATCGAGGTCGTAAACAAATTCGGCTCGTTCTTTTACGGATCGTTGCTTGGCGTTTTCGTTCTGGCGATCGGCGTCAGGCGGGCGAGGGCACGCGGCGCTTTCTTTGGGTTGATCTTGGGCGTTGCATCGGTTTGGATCGCGAGCCTTTACACCAATATCGAGTTTCTTTGGTTCAATGTCGTCGGCTGCGTCGTTACGGTCGTTATGGGCTACCTCATCAGCCTGACCGTACCGAACGAGCCCACGGCCAGTGCAGAAGACGCTGTCCCCACGGCGTAA
- a CDS encoding PIG-L family deacetylase — translation MKRAFRSVAFVLTAALVLTAIPLGLPQTASAQVRPIYDMGASGLGQILRRLQNAKSAMHTGAHPDDEDSGLMAYLARREAARGTYLSLNRGEGGQNVIGEELFEGLGVIRTEELLQARRLDGGDQHFTRVMDYGFSKTIEEARRNWNEQQVLADMVRAIRIYKPLVVISRFSGTPADGHGHHQLAGHLTPLAFRAAGDPRQFPEHMREGIEPWQPLKLYQGQGFRPDAANPPTLVLNTGLYDSLIGRSYFEIAMEGRSQHKSQEMGVLELRGRQSSGMTLLESKAAKVENETSVFDGIDTSITGIAALTNNSEATFKQKLAELQATAAEALREYDAMAPEKIVPILARGYKQAYDAEWSTRQPDSKFFVRHKKEEFAEALRMAAGVVVDALADTEMLNPGASTNVGVRVFANDGSPVKVVKTSVAVPAGWAAASIAEPEQPPATGFRPRNENAMGSSFFKLTAAADARPTQPYWLEKPRDKFTFDWSTAGIWQNMPFAEPLATAEAVLEIGGQEITVRREVEYRFADDIRGELRRPLTIVPAATIGLDSDLLIVSKRPQATKHRIVTTVTNNTPGELSGNASLDLPAGWAKAPSSIPFTLPRFGDKTAFTFEVTVPANTAVGSYKVGAIAEVGGKRFNESMQTIAYPHMQTHRMFRAANVTAHVLDLEIAQVKIGYIMGSGDKVPEAIRRLGLDVAMLGEKDLSTGDLSAYDVIMVGVRASQVRPDLVANNGRLLEFARNGGTLVVQYQQQEYIQNNMQPFPASMTGVTRGNQRIGNVRTTDENAKVNVLVPGHPLFNFPNKIGESDWANWIQERNLYSFSTWDAAYTPLLESTDEGDDPNKGAMLYAPLGKGHYLYTSYSWFRQLPAGTPGAYRIFANILSLPKAPK, via the coding sequence ATGAAAAGAGCATTTCGTTCGGTCGCATTTGTACTAACTGCGGCGCTGGTCCTGACCGCCATTCCGCTCGGGCTGCCGCAAACCGCTTCGGCCCAGGTTCGGCCGATCTACGACATGGGCGCCTCGGGGCTCGGCCAGATACTTCGCCGTCTGCAAAACGCAAAGAGCGCGATGCACACCGGCGCTCATCCGGACGACGAAGACTCGGGCCTGATGGCCTATCTCGCAAGGCGTGAAGCTGCTCGTGGGACCTATCTTTCGCTCAACCGCGGCGAAGGCGGACAGAATGTCATCGGGGAGGAACTGTTCGAGGGCCTTGGCGTGATCCGTACGGAAGAATTGCTTCAGGCCCGCAGGCTCGACGGCGGCGACCAGCACTTTACGCGGGTGATGGACTATGGCTTTTCGAAGACCATCGAAGAGGCTCGACGCAATTGGAATGAGCAGCAGGTCCTTGCGGACATGGTACGGGCGATCCGCATCTATAAGCCGCTTGTCGTGATCTCGCGGTTTTCGGGAACGCCGGCCGACGGCCATGGCCATCACCAACTTGCCGGGCATCTAACGCCGCTGGCCTTTCGTGCCGCTGGCGACCCGAGGCAGTTTCCCGAGCACATGCGCGAGGGCATTGAGCCCTGGCAGCCGCTGAAACTTTATCAGGGTCAGGGTTTCAGGCCGGATGCCGCAAATCCGCCAACGCTTGTGCTCAACACCGGGCTCTACGATTCGCTGATCGGCCGCAGTTACTTCGAGATCGCGATGGAGGGCCGGAGCCAGCACAAGTCGCAGGAGATGGGCGTGCTCGAGCTTCGCGGACGGCAAAGCTCGGGGATGACACTTCTCGAATCAAAGGCTGCAAAGGTCGAGAACGAGACGAGTGTTTTTGACGGCATCGATACCTCAATTACGGGCATAGCCGCACTTACGAACAATAGCGAGGCTACCTTCAAGCAAAAACTCGCCGAGCTTCAGGCGACCGCTGCCGAAGCTCTCCGCGAGTACGACGCTATGGCCCCGGAAAAGATCGTCCCGATCCTCGCACGCGGCTACAAGCAGGCATACGATGCCGAATGGTCAACGCGACAGCCGGATTCGAAGTTTTTTGTGCGTCATAAGAAAGAAGAGTTTGCCGAGGCACTGCGGATGGCCGCGGGTGTCGTTGTGGATGCACTTGCCGATACCGAGATGCTCAATCCCGGAGCTTCAACGAACGTTGGCGTTCGTGTTTTTGCTAATGACGGCAGTCCGGTGAAGGTTGTGAAAACATCGGTCGCCGTGCCTGCGGGCTGGGCTGCGGCGAGCATTGCTGAGCCCGAGCAGCCGCCCGCGACCGGATTCAGGCCGCGAAATGAAAATGCGATGGGCTCATCGTTCTTCAAGCTGACGGCCGCGGCCGATGCTCGACCGACCCAGCCATACTGGCTTGAAAAGCCTCGGGACAAGTTCACGTTCGATTGGTCAACGGCGGGCATCTGGCAGAATATGCCGTTTGCCGAGCCACTCGCTACCGCCGAGGCCGTGCTTGAGATCGGCGGGCAGGAGATAACCGTCCGCCGCGAGGTTGAGTACCGCTTTGCAGACGATATTCGCGGCGAGCTCCGGCGTCCCTTGACGATCGTACCGGCCGCGACCATCGGGCTTGATTCAGATCTGCTGATCGTTTCCAAAAGACCGCAAGCGACCAAGCATCGGATCGTGACTACGGTAACGAACAACACGCCCGGGGAGCTTTCGGGCAACGCATCTCTTGACCTTCCGGCCGGTTGGGCAAAGGCGCCGAGTTCGATCCCGTTCACGCTTCCGAGGTTTGGCGATAAGACGGCGTTCACATTCGAAGTGACCGTGCCGGCAAATACGGCGGTTGGTTCCTACAAGGTCGGAGCTATCGCCGAAGTGGGCGGCAAGCGTTTTAATGAGTCGATGCAGACCATTGCCTATCCGCACATGCAGACGCACCGGATGTTCAGGGCTGCGAACGTGACCGCACATGTGCTCGACCTCGAGATCGCTCAGGTCAAGATCGGTTACATAATGGGCAGCGGCGACAAAGTGCCGGAGGCGATCCGCCGGCTCGGGCTTGACGTGGCCATGCTCGGCGAAAAGGACCTTTCGACCGGCGACCTTTCTGCCTACGACGTAATCATGGTCGGCGTTCGAGCTTCGCAGGTCCGTCCGGACCTCGTCGCAAATAACGGCCGGCTTCTCGAATTTGCCAGGAACGGCGGCACTCTGGTTGTTCAATACCAGCAGCAGGAGTACATCCAGAATAATATGCAGCCGTTCCCGGCAAGTATGACCGGCGTCACGCGCGGAAACCAGCGGATAGGCAACGTCCGCACTACGGACGAGAACGCCAAGGTCAATGTGCTCGTGCCGGGGCATCCGCTCTTTAACTTCCCAAACAAGATCGGCGAGAGCGACTGGGCAAATTGGATTCAGGAGCGAAACCTTTACTCCTTCTCGACATGGGACGCGGCTTACACGCCGCTGCTTGAATCGACGGATGAAGGCGATGACCCGAACAAGGGCGCAATGCTTTACGCTCCGCTCGGCAAGGGCCATTATCTTTACACTTCGTATTCGTGGTTCCGGCAGTTGCCGGCCGGCACCCCGGGTGCTTACCGAATTTTCGCAAACATCTTGAGCCTGCCGAAGGCGCCGAAATAG